The Mangifera indica cultivar Alphonso chromosome 8, CATAS_Mindica_2.1, whole genome shotgun sequence genome has a window encoding:
- the LOC123222912 gene encoding probable LRR receptor-like serine/threonine-protein kinase RKF3, translated as MSNFQFLFIFFIILLTDLPTDVTPQQQTTDGTVSCPLDFNVLRPLITGSVPSNMDLSSQCQYIRQGLRLVQSNYLRLSGNFMPPLNSSDSCWQAYQNLTKDFLPNFDIRSRCGYETSWISQGCMNITTKTQFEELIPKTVLNDVVSSCNQSLKNSAPCASCTTSLSSLPALYLTGKSTGNLSDCGAYPSIYAAAVANQFGPTNEGTSGCLFGLGPSGSKKGGKNKHVVIIVVLVVCGIGLLLIITGVWFLWHKRVILKRKMKHKDASNNVEMGLQSISESTHLVRFTFEEIKKATRNFSRDNIIGKGGYGNVYKGVLPDGSEVAFKRFKNCSASGDANFTHEVEVIASVRHVNLVALRGYCIASTPLEGHQRIIVCDLMRNGSLYDHLFGSVESKLSWPIRQKIALGTARGLAYLHYGAQPAIFHRDIKASNILLDEKFEPKVADFGLAKFTPEGMMTHLSTRVAGTMGYVAPEYALYGQLTERSDVYSFGVVLLELLSGRKALVLNEDNQPSLVTDWAWSLVRTGNALDVVDNGMPELGTPEILEKYVLIAILCSHPQLYARPTMDQVVKMLETELSIPSIPERPISIVADMDEIERSVSSSGSAMLFSFADFKPFVETDRSAGDKEEGENYDSRNVELL; from the coding sequence ATGTCAAATTTCCAAttccttttcatcttctttattattctattaacaGACTTGCCAACCGATGTTACGCCGCAGCAGCAGACTACTGATGGCACCGTTTCATGCCCGCTTGATTTTAACGTTTTGCGTCCGCTTATTACCGGGTCGGTCCCTTCCAACATGGACCTTTCATCCCAGTGTCAGTATATCCGACAAGGCCTCCGACTCGTTCAGTCTAATTACCTTCGACTCAGTGGAAATTTTATGCCTCCACTCAACTCGTCCGACTCATGCTGGCAAGCTTACCAAAACCTTACGAAAGATTTTCTGCCGAATTTTGATATCCGATCACGTTGCGGTTATGAAACGAGTTGGATATCTCAAGGGTGTATGAACATCACTACGAAAACGCAGTTCGAGGAGCTCATTCCGAAGACTGTGTTAAATGACGTCGTTTCAAGCTGTAACCAGTCGCTGAAAAACAGTGCTCCCTGTGCGTCTTGTACGACGAGCTTGTCCAGCTTGCCCGCTTTGTATTTGACGGGAAAATCAACTGGTAACCTATCCGATTGCGGGGCGTATCCGTCGATTTATGCGGCAGCGGTTGCAAATCAGTTTGGACCCACCAATGAAGGTACTAGCGGCTGTCTGTTTGGGCTTGGTCCTAGTGGATCCAAAAAGGGTGGCAAAAATAAACATGTTGTGATTATTGTTGTTCTGGTCGTGTGTGGTATTGGGCTGCTGTTGATCATTACTGGGGTTTGGTTTTTATGGCATAAGCGTGTgatcttaaaaagaaaaatgaagcatAAAGACGCCAGTAATAATGTTGAAATGGGATTGCAGTCCATTAGCGAGAGTACTCATTTGGTTAGGTTCACATTTGAAGAGATTAAGAAAGCAACTAGGAATTTCTCTAGGGACAATATAATTGGGAAAGGAGGGTATGGTAATGTTTATAAGGGGGTTTTGCCTGATGGGTCTGAGGTTGCTTTCAAGAGGTTCAAGAATTGTTCTGCCTCAGGAGACGCCAATTTCACTCATGAGGTAGAGGTTATAGCCAGCGTTAGGCATGTCAACCTTGTGGCTTTGAGAGGTTATTGTATTGCCTCAACTCCATTAGAGGGTCACCAGAGAATTATTGTGTGTGATTTGATGAGGAATGGAAGTTTATATGATCATTTGTTTGGTTCTGTGGAGAGTAAGCTCAGTTGGCCTATTAGGCAGAAGATTGCTCTAGGAACGGCTAGAGGATTGGCTTATTTGCATTATGGTGCACAACCAGCGATCTTTCATAGGGATATTAAAGCTAGTAATATACTCTTGGATGAGAAATTTGAGCCCAAGGTAGCAGATTTTGGACTTGCAAAATTTACGCCTGAAGGGATGATGACACATTTGAGTACTAGGGTGGCCGGGACAATGGGATATGTTGCTCCTGAGTATGCCTTGTATGGGCAATTGACAGAAAGGAGTGATGTGTACAGCTTTGGTGTTGTGCTTCTTGAGCTTTTGAGTGGTAGGAAGGCGCTGGTGTTGAACGAAGATAATCAACCATCTCTTGTTACAGACTGGGCATGGTCTCTGGTGAGGACAGGGAATGCTCTAGATGTTGTAGATAATGGTATGCCAGAGCTGGGAACACCAGAAATTCTGGAGAAGTATGTATTGATTGCTATTCTTTGTTCTCATCCACAGTTATATGCAAGGCCAACAATGGATCAAGTTGTGAAAATGTTGGAAACAGAGTTGTCTATCCCTTCAATCCCAGAACGACCGATATCTATTGTAGCTGACATGGATGAGATTGAGAGGTCTGTGAGCAGTAGTGGCTCAGCTATGCTCTTTAGTTTTGCTGACTTCAAACCATTTGTGGAAACTGATCGCTCTGCTGGTGACAAGGAAGAAGGGGAAAATTATGATTCCAGAAATGTAGAATTGTTATGA